A region of the Synechococcus sp. PCC 7502 genome:
GGTATTGGCGGAATTGGGATGTCGGCGATCGCCCATATTTTAGTTAGACAAGGCTATAAAGTATCTGGTTCAGATTTAGCCCAAAATCAACTGATTGCACAACTTCAAGGTTTTGGTGCCAAAATTTATCAAGGTCACAGTGCCGATAATATTGATCTAAGTAATCCGCCCCAAATAGTTTGTTCGACGGCAATTAGTGACCAAAATCCAGAATTTCAATTAGCGAAATCCCAAGACCTTGCTATTTTGCATCGTTCCGATGTTTTAGCAGCTTTAATTACGCAATTTCAAAGTGTGGCGATCGCTGGTACCCACGGTAAAACTACCACTAGCAGCTTGGTTGCCTACTTATTTTTACAGGCAGGACTCGATCCAACGATTGTGGTTGGCGGTGAAGTTAGGGCATGGCAAGGTAACGCCCGTCTAGGTAAGGGAAAATATTTAATCGCCGAGGCTGATGAATCGGACGGTTCTTTAACCAAATTTGCACCTGCTGTGGGCATCATTACGAATATTGAGTTAGATCATACCGATCACTACCATAGTCTGGCGCAGGTTATTTCCACATTTCAAACCTTTGCCCAGCGTTGCCAAGTGGTTATTACCTGTATCGATTGCGAAACCACTGCCCAGCATATTAAAGCCGATATTACCTACAGTTTATCTAATCCTGATGCCGATTATTATGCAGTAAACATTGAGTATGGATGTTACAGCACTAAAGCTACGGTTATAGAACGAGGACAGGTTTTAGGCGAAGTAAGTTTAAGTATTTTAGGAAAGCATAATTTGAGTAATGCCTTAGCCGCGATCGCTGTCGCCCGCTGGGCAGAGATCAGTTGGTTAGATATCCAAACAGCCTTACCCGATTTTATGGGAGCCAGTCGCAGATTTGAACTAA
Encoded here:
- the murC gene encoding UDP-N-acetylmuramate--L-alanine ligase; amino-acid sequence: MLSPIDLSGKPFHFIGIGGIGMSAIAHILVRQGYKVSGSDLAQNQLIAQLQGFGAKIYQGHSADNIDLSNPPQIVCSTAISDQNPEFQLAKSQDLAILHRSDVLAALITQFQSVAIAGTHGKTTTSSLVAYLFLQAGLDPTIVVGGEVRAWQGNARLGKGKYLIAEADESDGSLTKFAPAVGIITNIELDHTDHYHSLAQVISTFQTFAQRCQVVITCIDCETTAQHIKADITYSLSNPDADYYAVNIEYGCYSTKATVIERGQVLGEVSLSILGKHNLSNALAAIAVARWAEISWLDIQTALPDFMGASRRFELKGKQNGVVFIDDYAHHPSEIRATLASAKLQSSHQAQHRVVAIFQPHRYSRTAKFLTEFSQAFGDADLVVVTDIYAAGEKNSENISGEQMAQEIASQHPSVHFQGDLDSVQTFLTHNLRSGDLAVFLGAGNLNRVIAPTIQALRNISP